Below is a genomic region from Brassica oleracea var. oleracea cultivar TO1000 chromosome C9, BOL, whole genome shotgun sequence.
CGGTTTAAGAGTACCTAATTTTTACCTATTTTATAACCAAAACATGAGTAAAATCGGTTCTTCAGTTTTAAAATACCTGATTTGTACCTATTTTATAAAAAACTTAAGTAAAATCGATTCAAAAATAAGGAACATCAACCGTGATATTTAAAATCAAACGAAAAGTAAACATATTTACTGATAAAAAGAAAACCAAATAAATAAAAGCATAAAACGAAAACCAAGTTCTTATGAAATGAGAAACATTGTTTAACGAAAACAAAATCTAAATCTAAATATTTCAAGATTCAATGGTCATTTTCAACCATCAACATTCATGTAATAGAACCACCAACCTTCATGTAATAGATAAGTATTTTAGATGTTCAATATTTCTTAGTATATTTTGGATACATATTAGGAATTGAGATCATGTTTGGTACACGATCTTTTCGAGGTTTTGAATGTTTCGGGTTCCATCGGGTATCCATTTAGATTCGGGTTCAGTTCGGATAATACCCATAACCTGAAATACCACAAAACAAGATTCATTCGGTATTTACGTCGGGTTCGGATCGGTTCGGATTCATTCTTATCGGATCGGATTCGGTTCGGGTTATCGGGTTCGGTTTATTTGCCCGGTCCTAAGTCAAACAAGTTCAAATAACTGATCACCACGTTGTGGCAAATCCGATCTCTCTCTCTCTCCCCAATCTTCCTGCGCCACAGAAATCTCGTATTTCTCCAAATCTCGGCGACCAAACTTTTAACCGGTAAAGATGAACGACGTCGATGTGTCGAATCAGATCCAGCAGATGGTGAGATTCATTCGCCAAGAGGCCGAGGAGAAGGCAAACGAGATCTCCGTCTCCGCTGAAGAAGTACGTTTCTCACTATATTTCACTCGCGATTCGTTCTGATTGATGATCGATCTGCTTTGTTTGAACATGTGTAGGAATTCAACATCGAGAAACTGCAGCTAGTTGAGGCGGAGAAGAAGAAGATCAGGCAAGACTATGAGAAGAAGGAGAAGCAAGCTGATGTACGCAAGAAGATGTGAGTTTCAATTGATTGATTCACCGATCGATCGTTTACTTTCTGATCTCGATTTAGTTTAAGTTGGATCGCCTTCTCTAGATTTTGACCTTAGAAGCGTACAAGTGTATGATCTATAGATTCGAACTTGTTGTAATGTTTTCTTGATTGATGAACACAAAACTTAAGTCTGATAGACAAATAGAAGAGCTGAAATCCATATCATTTGATCTTCTTCACTGTGTTAATCCGTTTTGTATAGATAGAATAGAACTGTGTACTACTTTGGCAACATGTGATACATTGTTTTTGTTCAGTGATTACTCGATGCAGCTGAATGCGTCAAGGATCAAGGTTCTTCAAGCTCAGGACGATATTGTCAATGCCATGAAAGACCAAGCAGCAAAAGATCTTCTCAACGTCAGTGGCGATGAGGATGCCTACAAACAGCTTCTCAAGGATCTCATTGTTCAGGTTGGTACACTATCTAGTTGTTATCTTGTGTCTGATGGCAATCTGTGCTTGCTTAGTTATAAGATTCTTCTTTTATCTTTTGAATTGTTGCAGTGTTTGCTTCGGTTGAAGGAGCCTTCTGTGTTGTTGCGTTGCCGTGAAGAGGATTTGGGTTTAGTTGAATCTATTCTTGAGGATGCGAAGGAGGAGTATGCGGGTAAAGCAAATGTTCATGCTCCAGAGGTTGCCGTTGACACAACCATATTCCTTCCCCCTCCTCCTACTTCTAGTGATCCTCACGGTCTCCACTGGTAACATTTCTTTTTTCTCATCATTAATTTAACATCACACAGAAAGTAACTTTAGCCTTGTACTGTGATTAATTTTGGATTTTAAAGAAAAAAACTATAAGCTGTCTGGATCTGGTCTGTGGTGGTATTAGCTAATAATGTGTAATGTTGAACTTGTTATTATAGCTCTGGAGGTGTTGTGTTAGCTTCTCGTGATGGGAAAATCGTGTGCGAGAACACCCTCGATGCCCGTCTTGATGTTGCATTCCGTATGAAACTTCCAGTGGTATGAAAAGCAAATTCAGTACTTGCGTATTTTGTTCCTTTCTGTGAACCATAAGTCAACAATTGTAGTTATTGGTCTTACTATGGCTCTCTGATTCAAATCGTTTCTTTCCCCAGATCCGTAGGTCGTTGTTCGGCCAAGTTGCTGCCTAATGAATGAAAAGAGCAAAAGATGTGATTCAGACCTGTTTGTGTTTGTTTTGGCCCATTTGGGAAAGATTATCTTTGTTGTAATTCCAAATTCTTTTTATTCTGCCAAAAACTTTTACTTTGATACCAAAAAAACCGTATCGAACTCTTCGTTTCCGCATGTATTTTTTTCTCTTTGCGAATGTTATCATTGGCTATACAAAATAATAACGAAATGAAAAGATCTTTTTTCTCTCTTATTTTTTCTTCATCTAAACGAATGTTTACGGTGAAACGCGTTTCTCAACAGCCAAAGATGGATCACGGTTTATGATAGACGACTTTAATGAAATCACAGGGAGGAAAGAAACTATCTAATTCTTCATTTCTTTCTTTTAATCAAATGATATCAGATAGGTCTGGGCGTTCGGGTACCCGTTGGCATTCGGGTCGGGTTTTTTGGATTTTCGGATTTTCGGGTTTACGCTTCTAGGTCCCATACTAAAATTTTATTAGTACGGGTCGGGTTCGGATAATAACACTTCGGGTTCGGTTCAAAATTGTATTGCATCATTAAACCCATAAAGTAATTATATATCGTACGGATTCGGGTTATATCGGTTCGGTTCGGTTCGGATATAACCAAAGTAAAAAACAAAATTTTTGAAGTAAAACATAAAGAAAAACATCTAAATTAAATAAAAATTAATCTATTACATATAAAATTGATAAAATAACAATAAATGTTAAATCAAACATGAAAACAAACATCATTTGTAAACAATATGTATTGCTTTATAGAGAGTAGACTTTTTATTTCAATGAGCAAATTATAAAATACTTGTTTATAACTAATTGTGTGCTTAAAGCATTTATTAGAATTTTAATATTTATTATTATATATAATATTACCACAAATATTGAATTTAATAATTGGAATACTTATATATATTTCAAAATATTTATATTAACTATTAATTTCGGATTTTTCGGATTTTTCGGGTTACTCGTTCGGGTTCGGTTAATAACACTTCGGGTTCGAATATTTTTTGTACCACCCTACGAGACCCGTTCGTGTATTTTTTACGTTTCGGGTCGGATAACGGGTCGGGTTTTTCGGTTCGAGTTCGGTTCGAATTTCGGGTTCCGAATTTTATGCCCAGGCCTAATATTAGATTATGGAATGCTAGAATTCCTATGCACTGGAAACAAACTATCATAGGCTGGAAAGCGCCCTAATGGCACGGTTCGGTGTCGCTTAGATCGTGCTCTTGGTAATGAAGATTGACATGAAAAGTTTCCACATTCCAAAGTCCAATACTTAAGAATGTGGGAATCGGATCATCGTCCGGTCCTAGCAGATATACTATCCAAACCAACCCGGAAGAGGAAGACTTTCAAATTTGATAAAC
It encodes:
- the LOC106315474 gene encoding V-type proton ATPase subunit E1-like produces the protein MNDVDVSNQIQQMVRFIRQEAEEKANEISVSAEEEFNIEKLQLVEAEKKKIRQDYEKKEKQADVRKKIDYSMQLNASRIKVLQAQDDIVNAMKDQAAKDLLNVSGDEDAYKQLLKDLIVQCLLRLKEPSVLLRCREEDLGLVESILEDAKEEYAGKANVHAPEVAVDTTIFLPPPPTSSDPHGLHCSGGVVLASRDGKIVCENTLDARLDVAFRMKLPVIRRSLFGQVAA